The segment TGACTTAATCCACTAAACTATAAATGAGTGTTCCTTTTGACTTAATGCCGAAAGAATGATTTAACTAAAAAAGTTAGGAAAATGAGGCTTTCCCCATTGAGTCCTAACTTTTTGACAAAATTTCCTCATACATTATTTGTCAATATCCTTTTTATCTTTATACTAGTATGTAAGCATCACTTTCTTCACATACTTATATTAttacccataatagcaacatacttacattttttactgataatagcaatgtactttgaattttacCTATAATTGCAACACACTTTTAAATTTGtacccataatagcaacatatttaCATTTTGCTACCAATATGGGCAATATATTAAATTTTGTTCCATATTATTGTTCTAGGTAGAGAAATGTAAATAATTTGCTTTTATGGGTAAGGAATTTAAGTATTTCCTATTTTGTGTATACAAATGTAAGTACATTGTTATTATCATATTATGGTTACATATTATGATTTCTACTTTATAATCATCTTTAGTTGTCATCAAATGTAACTTATAGTAACTCATTTAAAAATCTAATTGCAGGTGTTTCATCTAATGATTGGTTTTGCCAACACGGGTAGGATATTTATATTTTAGACTTTTTCTTTGTATTAATTTTGAGACATTAAATTTCCTTATGCTATTATAATACATTTTGTTAACATGGTTTTCAAGTTAAAAAGACCATCTATTTCCAACACATGGTTTTTATCTTCACTTTTTAAATggctttgcttttttttttttggtgtcaGGTTATGGTCTTTATTTTGTATTGACTCTTGTTGCTGCTTGTAAGAAGTGGATATGCTGGTCAAGTTCTTGTGGTTTTGTTGTTATGGGTATGTTGTTAATTATATACAAGAAATTCTTATAGTATTGCAATTACACTCTTTTGGATAattataaaaagtaaaaaatattttgttttgcaGCATTGCCCAAGATTCTATTTCTTGcagcttttcttcttcttctatcttTCTGGTACGTTTCATTTGGTGTCTGGAATTTTAAAAAGATCTTGATAGATTTATGAGCCTGTTAAAGTAATGCAACTGTAATTTGAATTACATGTTCTTCTAGTTTGAAAAATGAGGTTATTAGGATTCATATTTATCTATTTGATAAATTAGTCCAAATATAAAAGAAATAGCTTATTTACATAGTTCTTAAATTAGATATTTAAAACTCAAAATTGAAGCATAGTTTTGGATGAGGTAGCCTATAACTTAGATGTGTTTGAGGGAAGCAATATAATTGTATGAAACATGGTATGCatatagtttaaaaaaaaaaacaaaaacaaggtTAGGACTTAGGATGCTGTAATAACCAAATCAATGAAAGgaaattgctatttcttgcatataACCCTTACTTTTAAACTCCCAAGTCTATCAGTGTactttttcttttataaatttaTCTGTATATAAATTGATGGTCAACATTCAACAATCATAGGGTTGACCTTTGCCATCAGGCAAATGATGAAGATGAGGATGAATCGGAAGGTAGTCCTTATGAAGCTTTGGTAGAGAAAGTAAATAAGCCAAATCCAAATCCAAATTTGAAGGTTATTAATTATACCCGCAGAAGATGTTGCAATATTCGAATCTTCCCTGGTGGCAGCCGCCAACAAGTTGTCATATTGGTATGTATGCTATGCAtaattttataaattctcaattttGCCCCTATTGACTATTTGATTTTTTTACTCATGTTTTAATGATATGTATGAAATGTTGACTGATATAATTGATTTAACAGGTGACATTGTTAATACTTGTGTTAATGCTGGCATCTGCTGTGCTTATTTGGATTGGCCTTGGAAAAAACCCTATTGATTCCTCCGTTGTGGCACGGGTAAATGCAacaaatagcatcctactttcatttctttctaccACATCATTCTACTTTCAATCTTTTTCTTATCaagacattgtactttgaaaaatctactcaGTTATAGCATTGTGcttccattttttttttcttttcagacattattatactttgaaaaatctatttaTTGGGTAGATAATTTATCAAAGTACAATgctgtaataggaagaaatgaaagtaataaGGTTACATATGATATGAATATGATGCAGGTGTATGTAGATACTTTTGCTGTTGCAATGTTTTTCCTAGGAGGCGCATTAGCATGCTACGGTCAGCATCTTCGGTATctgctactattattattattattattattattattattattattattattattattttaaatttttaaatattaatgCTACAAATTTCTTCTGTTTATGCAAGAAATAGCTACGTTTTTTATTTCCActtatttgtgtattatattttcatttctttctaaTTTCTATTACAACACGACATTatactttcatttttattttttcttattataacattgtattttgaaaatctacccaattatagcattgtatttttGAGGACATTCTCCTTTGAAAAGGTTGTCTAGGTATATCAGGGAAAACTTCATTGTATTTTGATGAGATTGTTATAATTGGGTTGATATCTGAAACTGCAATGTTGTAATATgaaaaatgaaagtaggatgctgcTAATATTATAAACTCTAATCAATACAAGTAGTTTGCCATTTTTCTTTTTTTGCATTTAACCCTTGATTCATTGTACAGGATATGTGCTGGTATCAAAAATGAGTAAAGTTCGATCTGAGAGGACTTCTTGCGAAATGTGGAAGGTAtcccaattattattattattattattttattttttgttgtatttttcaTCCCTATCTCACTGTTTCTTAACGTTTTTCATCCGTGGGTTCGTTAATTTTATGAagatgaccattttgcccctcaTATTTTTCATCTCGCTCTTCAAATCTATAAACCAGAACTTTGAAAAGTCCTTCGCTCCaccaaaataataaaatataaatttggaGGGCAAATAGGTAATCTTACATGGGCTTAACACCCATTTCTAAACATTGTGCAAGTCACGGACCTAAAACGTATATAGGGaataaaaatgcaaaaaaataaaataaaaattacacagagggaccaaaagtgtaaatAGGTCTTTCTTTACTATACTACCAAAcaattttgtttctgtttttcaGGTTGCTGGACTTGCTATAGTTTCTGTTGTTTGTTTCACCTCAAGTTCAGTCGTTGCTATATTTACAAATATACCCGTATGTATTTTTGTGCTTAATTCATTCAGTCATTTTCCTCAACCTCTTAATTTAATGCATTCATTCATTTTCACAGGTTCTGTATCATTGTGAGTGGCGGGGAATTGGAGGACTCTATGCCTCTCTTTTACTCATTGTCTACTACTTCATAggtaaattaaataaatcaatCGCCATTTTTTCTTCCTGAAATTAATCactttgtatttggatgacattgctAAATTGGGTGGAATTTTGTAATAATAAACAAATgagtgaaagtacattgctatttttttgGATATTTGACCCTAATCCATAGTTTCATCATGCCATGTTTGTCCAGGTTCATCCGTACCTTCAGGTTTTGTGCTATGGGTAATGAGAGAATTGCCACCTTCGGTTGCGGTTAACGTTCCGGAAGAATCTAGAACACTTGCTTTTGTAAGTGACTATTCAACTACTACAACACAACCACAACATTGGACTACTATTACAACTGCACAAAATCAGGTTCAAATGCTTTCTATATATTAATCATTAATGTTCTGGAAGAATCTACAACACTTAGCTTTTTATTTACCTGGTACAAAACATCTTGATttgtgtaaaagaaaaaaaaatgagaatgttaactttgactttTAAGTGCAGGGATCAAGGGCAAGTCCAATATGACTGAAGTTGACCAAACCATATTTAACAACCTACTTGCTCGAGAGTCAACAAGTCAACAACCGTGAAAATGAAAGTGGATGAAAAGGGCGGAGGGATTTTGATAGTTTATTAGGttcttttgtatatataaaattataaattatatatcaGCAATCTCTCTCTTTTTCCTTTGATATGtttttctattacaacattgtacttttaatgtttttattaaattgttatattttataacattatactttaatttcttttcttattGGAGTATTATATTTTGAGAAGTCTATGTGAAAGTTGCTTATTTGGATTACATTGCATATTTGGATATAGTTTTCCAAATAAACACTTGTAATAAAAT is part of the Lactuca sativa cultivar Salinas chromosome 7, Lsat_Salinas_v11, whole genome shotgun sequence genome and harbors:
- the LOC111908188 gene encoding tobamovirus multiplication protein 1, with protein sequence MYEYKKDTQMGPACLRSEMMVGEFTEPGCYSKALVAVNLALAFVDIAIAVLAFYQLLRIHSRNPQRGWTRQKVFHLMIGFANTGYGLYFVLTLVAACKKWICWSSSCGFVVMALPKILFLAAFLLLLSFWVDLCHQANDEDEDESEGSPYEALVEKVNKPNPNPNLKVINYTRRRCCNIRIFPGGSRQQVVILVTLLILVLMLASAVLIWIGLGKNPIDSSVVARVYVDTFAVAMFFLGGALACYGYVLVSKMSKVRSERTSCEMWKVAGLAIVSVVCFTSSSVVAIFTNIPVLYHCEWRGIGGLYASLLLIVYYFIGSSVPSGFVLWVMRELPPSVAVNVPEESRTLAFVSDYSTTTTQPQHWTTITTAQNQGSRASPI